A single window of candidate division WOR-3 bacterium DNA harbors:
- a CDS encoding metallopeptidase family protein, translated as MALKRVRPSSASAPLFLDRDSPLDSARFLQLVEEEVKNLPEFFSKRLKNLSVMVLPLAPPELTENLKRDPWSILGVYQGVPYNRRGPFYGNVLPDTIIIFQKPIEARCQNEEEIRELVRRVTIHEIGHYFGLSDEELYRLEREK; from the coding sequence TTGGCATTGAAGAGGGTGCGACCATCATCCGCATCGGCACCGCTCTTTTTGGACCGAGATAGCCCCTTGGATAGCGCAAGGTTTCTCCAGTTGGTGGAAGAGGAGGTTAAAAACCTGCCCGAGTTCTTTTCCAAGAGGCTAAAAAACCTCAGTGTGATGGTTCTGCCTCTGGCGCCACCAGAACTAACAGAAAACCTTAAGAGAGACCCCTGGTCAATCCTTGGTGTTTATCAGGGCGTTCCTTATAACCGCCGCGGACCATTTTATGGCAATGTCCTGCCCGATACCATTATCATCTTTCAAAAGCCGATTGAAGCTCGGTGCCAGAATGAAGAGGAGATAAGAGAATTGGTGCGCCGGGTAACGATTCACGAGATTGGTCATTACTTCGGGCTTTCTGACGAAGAGCTTTACCGCCTGGAAAGGGAAAAATAA
- a CDS encoding YggS family pyridoxal phosphate-dependent enzyme: protein MSIAENLRLVKERIKTACEKVNRNPDEIKLVAVSKNKPVEMIVAAIQAGITCFGENRVQEAQAKIPQINASVEWHLVGNLQTNKVKKALELFHIIESVDSLHLALEIQRRCEQQNKNIPILIEVNTSGEPTKHGVQPEGLFDLIEEVLKLPRLQLQGLMTIGPGLAVEEPEASRACFQLLARLRSEAQDRFGIALPHLSMGMSSDFIIGIEEGATIIRIGTALFGPR from the coding sequence ATGAGTATTGCTGAGAACCTGCGCCTTGTAAAAGAGCGCATCAAAACCGCCTGCGAAAAGGTCAACCGCAACCCTGATGAAATCAAACTGGTGGCGGTGTCAAAAAACAAGCCGGTCGAAATGATTGTTGCGGCGATTCAAGCAGGCATAACCTGTTTCGGTGAAAACCGGGTCCAGGAGGCGCAGGCAAAAATTCCCCAGATAAATGCTTCAGTTGAATGGCATCTTGTTGGCAATCTCCAGACGAATAAGGTGAAAAAGGCACTGGAACTCTTTCACATCATTGAGAGCGTGGACTCCCTGCATCTTGCCCTTGAGATTCAGCGCCGCTGCGAACAGCAAAACAAGAACATTCCGATTCTGATTGAGGTCAACACATCTGGCGAACCGACAAAGCATGGTGTCCAGCCTGAGGGTCTTTTTGACTTGATAGAAGAGGTGCTAAAACTTCCCCGCCTCCAACTTCAGGGACTGATGACCATTGGTCCAGGTCTGGCGGTGGAAGAGCCAGAGGCTTCAAGAGCCTGTTTTCAACTCCTTGCCCGGTTACGGTCAGAGGCGCAAGACCGTTTTGGCATCGCCCTCCCCCATCTCTCAATGGGAATGAGTTCAGATTTTATCATTGGCATTGAAGAGGGTGCGACCATCATCCGCATCGGCACCGCTCTTTTTGGACCGAGATAG